CGCTACCGGTAGGATCGATGCCTAATTTAATACGCAATGGGCGCGCGCACAATTTTTCTAAGTTTTCTGTAATATTATTTGATTCTGGCTGGTGGGGGAAAATTTCGCTATTACCTCGATATAGCCAATCAAAATTAGAATCAGTCATTTAAGTTAATGTGATATTGATAATTATTTATTTTACCTTGATTGGTGATTCTCAATAAATGGTGGAGGGCGCTGAGGCTATTGAAGATAAATATATTTATTAAAAATCTCACCCCTTCTCACTCTAGCGGTTCTATTATTAGTTCCCGCATACATATAATTATAATACTCCCCAAACTCATTATTTTCATGTTTATTGTCGATAATATTTTTTTCTAACCTTGTCAATTTCTCAGCTAAGTCTTCCGGTATATTTCCCTTATGTTTAGCTATTTCAACCACCAACGTAAAAAAATTAGATTTGCGGTACCAAATTGAATCTTTAGGAAGTTTTAACTCTTGAATAACAGCAAAGGTATTGATTAATAGAGTTTTTATATTACTTTGATTTTTATATTCATCATTAAATTGCATAATGTAGGTTTCGAGTTCTTTATCTTTTGAAAAATAACCTCCTTCTTCTAAAGTTGACATCACCAACATAATAAAGTGTAAGTCTGCCATGCGTGTAAATTCCGATTTATAAAAAACAGGAAATTTACTTAAATCAATATTATCTAAAATATTCTTAGCTGTTTGTATAAATTCACCATCATAAATAGCATTATGAATTTCTACATCTTCTAATTTAAACTTGGTTAAATTAATTCTTTTAAATACTTCTCTAATATCTTGTTCATCTACTTGTCCTATATCTCTTACTACCATTTGATAAGATAAAAATTTACGTTTTTCTTCTTCTGTTAAATTTTGATATTTTCGTATTTTTTTAAAGGTTTTTTCATGGTCACCATCAATATATCTTTTGATAGTTGTTAATCTTTGTTGTCCATCGATTACATATTCAATAGTTCGTAATTTTTGAATATCAATTTCTCCTTGACAAACATAAATTTCAGGGAAAGGATACCCTTTTAATATAGTATCGATAAATTGCTCTTGATGATCATGAGTCCAAACAAATTTGCGTTGAAAATCTGGCTTTAGCCTTAATTTACCACTTTCTATATTTTGATAAATATCAGCGATAGTTGGATTAGTTACTGATGTTTTAATCTGTTGTGTTAACATTTTTATTCCTAATTTGTTGAGTGTTTATAATTTGCTTTAATGAACTAATTGTATATTTTTCATAATGAGAATAACTTTTAAATATTCCGGCTGAAACTTTATAATCGCCAACTTCTGATTTACCATAAGAGATTGATTTAAAAAAATCAAACCATTCTTGTTTCAATATCTCAACATTAAAAGATAATGGTAATTTATCGGGACGAATCCAACCGATAGCCGTATATTCAAGAAAAGAATGATATTGGCGTAATTCATTTAAGGTTATATTCTGTCTCGCCTTTCTTAATTCCATTTGATAGTAATAAATTGGTTCTAACATTGTTTCATACAGTTGAGATGAAACAATGGCAATATCTATATCAGAATCATAGTCAAATAGTTTTTGCTTATAGGGGCTAAATCCTAATTTAGCCGAACCAGTAATATAAATTTCATAAAAAGCGATATTAAATTGATTTGAAATTTTTTTCCTAAATTCATAATATTCATCTTCCTGATTATTGAATATATACGGTGTGCCATGAATTAAATATTTACGACCAAAATCTATTATTTCTTCTTCACTATCAAGATAAATTAATCTGTTTAAAAATGTATCTAAATTGTTCATTTAGGTAAAAGAGTAAGTAAGAAGATGATAAAAGTCAACAAGATGAAGAATACGACCATTGAGTAATAATACGGCTTTTAAATAGGGTCTGCTGAATAAATCAAAACCCCTGTCAAATAAAGGTTTAAAGTCTATTCTACATAACAAAAAGTGTCATAAATTGACTTTTTTCTCTAAAAAATCTGTATTTATGGTATCCGAATCAAAAATAATTGATACACAACAGCAATTTATAGAAAATAATTATTATGGCAAAATCTTTGATATATAAGCATTCTAACCTTTGCCCTTTGCCCTTCACCTCACGATTGCACTTTTTCAGTGCCCCCTAAATAGTTTGGCGAAATTAATGATAGTTTTTATTTTACTCAAACCCGACTTAACAAAGTGATCAGCGCCCTCCACTGTTACCTCCCTTCCCCGTTAACAACTATCCCCGAATAAGATATATTTTTGAAACAAAACTTAATAATAGTCCTAAGGAAACCCAAAAAGATTTAATCTAATAGGGAATGAATCGATTAAAAACAAGACTTTAAAATAAAAAGAATCAATGACTATAAGAGCAAGTGGCGGTAGTTCTTTAGCTAAACCGCAATTATATCAAACTGTAGCCGTATCAACGATTATTCAAGCTGAACAGCAAGATCGTTTCCCCGATCAAGGGGAATTAGGCGAATTAAAAACCTACTTCGAGTCAGGCTTAAAAAGATTAGCCATTGCTGGAATTATTAGCGATAATGCCGAGTTAATCGTTTCCCGTGCCGCTAATCGTATTTTTACCGGCGGTTCGCCCATGGCGTTTTTTGAAAAACCCCCCATCGATGAACCCCAAATGGCGTTGATGGGTTCATTACAAGGAAATACCCCTTCTGATATTCGTGCCGAACAAATGGCAACTCAAACTTTTATCGAAAATAAAAGCGAAGGTGGCAATTTCTTTACTAACCTATTTTCTTCCTTTTCTTCCCCTAGCATCGGTAAAATTCCTGCTAATTTTCGTCCTATCAATGTATCTCGTTATGGTCCTAGTAATATGACCAAATCTTTACGGGATATGTCTTGGTTCTTGCGTTATGTGGGTTATGCCATCGTCGCTGGCGATCCTAATATTTTAGTAGTAAACACCAGAGGTTTAAGGGAAGTATTAGAGAATGCTTGTTCTATTGATGCTACTGTGGTGGCATTATTGGACATGAAAGCATCCTGTATCGGTTATGTGAAATCAGACCCCGAAGCGAAGGAAATTATTACCGAATACTTCGATATTTTGATGGGGGAATTACAAGCGCCCACCCCCTCAAACAAAGTACGTCAGCGCCCTTCCAGTGACTTACAAGGGTTAGAATTACCTCAAAGTTATTTTAATGGTGCAGAGCGTCGTCCTAAATTTGTCATGAAAACGGGACTTTCTACCACCGAGAAAAATTCTGTAGTTAAGGCGGCTTATCGTCAAGTATTTGAAAGAGATATTAGTCGCGCTTACTCTCAATCCATTTCTAACTTAGAATCTCAGGTTAAAAATGGCGATATTTCCATGAAGGAATTTGTCCGCCGTTTAGCAAAATCCCCTCTCTATCGTAAGCAATTTTTCGAGCCTTTCATCAACTCCCGTGCCTTAGAATTGGCATTCCGTCATATTCTCGGTCGTGGTCCTTCCTCCCGTGAAGAAGTACAAAAATACTTTTCTATTGTTTCTAATGGTGGGTTAAATGCCTTAATTGATGCTTTAGTGGATTCTCAGGAATATGCCGACTACTTCGGAGAAGAAACTGTACCATATTTGCGCGGTTTAGGGGTAGAAGCCCAAGAATGTCGTAACTGGGGGATGCAACAAGATTTATTTAACTACAGCGCGCCCTTCCGTAAAGTACCGCAATTTGTGACTACTTTTGCCAAATATGATCGCCCCTTACCAGATCAACACGTTTACGGTACTGGAAACGATCCCCTTGAAATTCAATTTGGAGCGATTTTCCCCAAAGAAACTCGTAATCCTAGTAGCGCCCCAGCGCCCTTCAGCAAAGACACCAAGCGGATTTTAATTCACCGTGGCGCTGGTATCAAAAACCAAAACAGCAATCCCAAAGCCAGAGGAGAATTCCCCGGTTCATTGGGGGCGAAAGTCGTGCGCTTAAATAACGAGTTGCCGGGCGCTAGTAATGGTTTCGGAGTCAAATTTTCTGAAAGTTCCACCCAAACGGTGATTCTTGCTACTTATCGTCAAGTATTCGGACGTGATGTCTATGAAGGACAAAGATTAAAAGTAGCGGAAATCAAACTGGAAAACGGTGAAATTAGCCTCAGAGAATTTATCAGAATGTTGGCTAAATCAGAGCTTTTCCTCAAAACTTACTGGACTCCTTTTTATGTCTGTAAAGCCATTGAATACATCCATCGCCGTCTTTTAGGTCGTCCTACCTACGGCAGAAGCGAAATGAATCCTTACTTTGATTTAGCATCGAAAAAAGGTTTTTATGCCCTTGTGGATGCCATGATCGACAGTGTGGAGTATAGTGAAGCCTTTGGGGAGGATACTGTACCTTATGAACGTTATGTAACCCCTGCCGGTTTACAAATGCGTAACGCGCGCGTGGGTAGCATCAGAGAGGATATTGGTCAAAGGGTTGATAAGG
The sequence above is drawn from the Cyanobacterium sp. T60_A2020_053 genome and encodes:
- a CDS encoding DUF262 domain-containing protein encodes the protein MLTQQIKTSVTNPTIADIYQNIESGKLRLKPDFQRKFVWTHDHQEQFIDTILKGYPFPEIYVCQGEIDIQKLRTIEYVIDGQQRLTTIKRYIDGDHEKTFKKIRKYQNLTEEEKRKFLSYQMVVRDIGQVDEQDIREVFKRINLTKFKLEDVEIHNAIYDGEFIQTAKNILDNIDLSKFPVFYKSEFTRMADLHFIMLVMSTLEEGGYFSKDKELETYIMQFNDEYKNQSNIKTLLINTFAVIQELKLPKDSIWYRKSNFFTLVVEIAKHKGNIPEDLAEKLTRLEKNIIDNKHENNEFGEYYNYMYAGTNNRTARVRRGEIFNKYIYLQ
- a CDS encoding phycobilisome rod-core linker polypeptide — protein: MTIRASGGSSLAKPQLYQTVAVSTIIQAEQQDRFPDQGELGELKTYFESGLKRLAIAGIISDNAELIVSRAANRIFTGGSPMAFFEKPPIDEPQMALMGSLQGNTPSDIRAEQMATQTFIENKSEGGNFFTNLFSSFSSPSIGKIPANFRPINVSRYGPSNMTKSLRDMSWFLRYVGYAIVAGDPNILVVNTRGLREVLENACSIDATVVALLDMKASCIGYVKSDPEAKEIITEYFDILMGELQAPTPSNKVRQRPSSDLQGLELPQSYFNGAERRPKFVMKTGLSTTEKNSVVKAAYRQVFERDISRAYSQSISNLESQVKNGDISMKEFVRRLAKSPLYRKQFFEPFINSRALELAFRHILGRGPSSREEVQKYFSIVSNGGLNALIDALVDSQEYADYFGEETVPYLRGLGVEAQECRNWGMQQDLFNYSAPFRKVPQFVTTFAKYDRPLPDQHVYGTGNDPLEIQFGAIFPKETRNPSSAPAPFSKDTKRILIHRGAGIKNQNSNPKARGEFPGSLGAKVVRLNNELPGASNGFGVKFSESSTQTVILATYRQVFGRDVYEGQRLKVAEIKLENGEISLREFIRMLAKSELFLKTYWTPFYVCKAIEYIHRRLLGRPTYGRSEMNPYFDLASKKGFYALVDAMIDSVEYSEAFGEDTVPYERYVTPAGLQMRNARVGSIREDIGQRVDKEVTPRFIELGQVSGFRTEPDINSRVKQGVTVQRQQTKVFKLTNNIDKVAVKNAVRAAYRQIFERDVEPYVINANFTNLESKLGNGEISVKEFIEALGCSDLYLKEFYAPYPNTKVIELGTKHFLGRAPMNQKEIQHYNRILASQGIRAFITALVGSMEYSQVFGEDTVPYRRYPTLPAANFPNTERLYNKLTKQDNEVVVPSFVPAVEGASIN